Proteins encoded within one genomic window of Arachis ipaensis cultivar K30076 chromosome B08, Araip1.1, whole genome shotgun sequence:
- the LOC107611302 gene encoding uncharacterized protein LOC107611302: protein MGELGDDRVNAESGDESATSDINRAEEMDENRKAWDLAVESEAVLYDEEDDIMKILQEQNEALARKKMGLGGVGKKSMVKVFRRKFNVHMLGLIETKKENLTKFDIVQLRGTDGVGWEFVGAEGASGGLLLMWDVTMFKMSNCHKGVYGEHVQEEKLVVWKELSFLSGLCQERKGTTSLSVAAVEFKLWIEDMELVDLVLSDRRFTWFRGQSCSRIDRALVSLEWLEEFSETRLHGGPRGLLDHCPIIMEVTRRGGGPRPFWSLDSWFTHAGFLGKVKDEWRSLGEAPFMDNLKALTGPLSRWHRENFGDIDKRIDKFEEEIRKVDDLVSDGVYDGAAEAMRKALVSACKKWYIRKEIHSKQMSRSRHAKKMDKNTRYFHNIASARMRNNRIDALRVQGRLVMNHFRIKSAIRDFYKGLYHQEASPNIGFRDGLVRKITEKEATGLEVMGIT, encoded by the exons ATGGGCGAGTTGGGGGATGACCGAGTTAATGCTGAGAGTGGGGATGAGTCCGCTACTTCCGATATCAACCGGGCTGAGGAAATGGATGAAAACCGGAAAGCTTGGGACCTAGCTGTGGAATCAGAAGCTGTGCTATATGATGAGGAAGATGATATAATGAAGATACTCCAGGAACAGAATGAGGCTTTAGCACGGAAGAAAAT ggggttggGAGGAGTGGGGAAAAAGAGTATGGTGAAGGTTTTTAGAAGGAAATTTAATGTGCATATGTTAGGATTGATAGagacaaaaaaagaaaatttgacTAAATTTGATATCGTGCAACTGCGGGGAACTGATGGCGTGGGTTGGGAGTTTGTGGGAGCGGAAGGTGCGTCTGGTGGGTTGCTGTTGATGTGGGATGTAACCATGTTTAAAATGAGTAACTGTCATAAAGGAG TGTATGGCGAGCATGTGCAGGAGGAGAAACTTGTGGTGTGGAAGGAATTGAGTTTCCTATCCGGCTTATGTCAA GAGAGGAAAGGGACTACTTCCTTGTCAGTGGCTGCAGTAGAGTTTAAATTGTGGATTGAAGATATGGAGCTAGTGGATCTAGTCTTATCCGATCGAAGGTTTACATGGTTCAGAGGCCAGTCTTGTAGTCGCATCGATAGAGCGTTGGTGAGCTTGGAGTGGCTAGAGGAGTTTTCTGAGACTAGACTACACGGAGGGCCACGGGGTTTGTTAGACCACTGCCCAATAATAATGGAGGTAACAAGGAGAGGAGGGGGACCAAGACCTTTTTGGAGCCTGGATTCATGGTTTACTCATGCGGGGTTTTTGGGGAAGGTGAAGGATGAATGGAGGAGCCTAGGGGAGGCTCCTTTCATGGATAACTTAAAGGCTTTGACAGGTCCACTGAGCCGATGGCACAGGGAGAATTTTGGAGATATAGACAAGCGGATTGATAAGTTTGAAGAGGAGATTAGGAAAGTAGATGATTTGGTGAGCGACGGAGTATATGATGGAGCAGCAGAAGCAATGAGGAAGGCGCTAGTGAGTGCTTGTAAGAAATGGTATATCAGGAAGGAGATTCATTCGAAGCAAATGTCCCGTTCCAGGCATGCTAAGAAAATGGACAAAAACACTAGATACTTTCACAATATAGCCTCGGCCCGGATGAGGAACAATCGAATTGATGCCTTGCGGGTTCAAGGAAGACTAGTGATGAATCATTTTCGCATTAAGAGTGCTATCAGAGACTTCTATAAGGGCTTGTATCATCAGGAGGCCTCGCCCAATATAGGGTTTCGGGATGGGCTGGTAAGGAAGATAACTGAAAAGGAGGCAACAGGACTGGAGGTGATGGGTATAACATGA